In Mustelus asterias chromosome 20, sMusAst1.hap1.1, whole genome shotgun sequence, a single genomic region encodes these proteins:
- the LOC144508235 gene encoding regulator of G-protein signaling 9-binding protein produces MNSVCGSRLSLIPSQALSCLRSYLLSKLAEPGWGSEMLAECSEAQQLLNKLAASHHNLALSLGGSCDSVCLQQKLQDTRRTIHQQSSGIGSVCDSVGTQSLQSEQQAELQQICMLFASCMELFQRDLRQVRRLNLLFLLDDPNRFLTNTGMTCDLSGPSCDQNVKNGEKSDSEELSLEALVSEVGRLLRDVEMKVQPPVWSSEATTEPWTEVNSVDGGDTASTDVLTEEEAETGRNCGCRDCCIIS; encoded by the exons ATGAACAGCGTGTGTGGATCCAGGCTGTCCCTCATCCCGTCTCAGGCACTCAGCTGCCTTCGCTCCTACCTCCTGTCGAAGCTGGCTGAGCCTGGCTGGGGCTCAGAGATGTTGGCTGAGTGCAGTGAGGCTCAACAATTACTGAATAAATTGGCTGCCTCTCACCACAACCTGGCGCTCTCCCTTGGAGGATCCTGCGACTCGGTCTGTCTCCAACAGAAGCTTCAGGATACCAGGAGGACAATACACCAGCAGAGTTCAGGTATTGGAAGTGTGTGTGACTCAGTTGG TACTCAAAGTCTGCAATCTGAGCAGCAAGCTGAGCTTCAGCAGATATGCATGCTCTTTGCCTCGTGCATGGAGCTCTTCCAGAGAGATCTCCGGCAGGTGCGCCGTCTCAACCTGCTCTTCTTGCTGGACGATCCCAACAGGTTCCTGACCAACACCGGAATGACCTGTGACCTGTCCGGACCCAGCTGTGATCAGAATGTGAAAAATGGTGAGAAGTCAGACTCTGAGGAGCTGAGTTTGGAAGCATTGGTGTCGGAAGTTGGGAGACTGCTGCGTGATGTGGAGATGAAAGTGCAGCCTCCTGTCTGGAGCTCAGAGGCCACCACTGAACCTTGGACAGAAGTGAACTCTGTGGACGGTGGTGACACAGCCTCGACTGATGTGTTGACTGAAGAGGAAGCAGAGACAGGCAGAAACTGTGGCTGCAGAGACTGCTGCATCATCTCCTAG